A single region of the Phycisphaerae bacterium RAS1 genome encodes:
- a CDS encoding MinD/ParA/CobQ/CobA-like protein, producing the protein MAESKALGTLIAVGNQKGGVGKTTNSVNIAAALGQGGYRCLIIDLDPAAGATKHLGVPQNSFAGTLELLTTHESLDHLVVSEKMPCGVDLIPARSQLAELPTLLSKFVDRTTILDRPIAEARQRYDFTFLDTAPAPADVTTVAAYATAEWFLLSAFPHPLSLAGLTEAFKDIADVRRGRNPRLEVLGVIFTNVDGRATRLRGELEAVVAAALPSRQFETSISQAVLLPELSGRGKTIFQVPGFTKYKVAHQYLRLAAEIEHRVLHRDAFLRGELGPIGAAAVSTPHSPEPIPEQVMSP; encoded by the coding sequence ATGGCTGAATCAAAGGCATTGGGAACCCTGATCGCCGTCGGCAATCAGAAAGGCGGAGTCGGCAAAACCACCAACAGCGTCAATATCGCCGCGGCGCTCGGCCAGGGAGGATATCGATGTCTGATCATTGACCTCGATCCTGCGGCTGGCGCGACGAAACACCTGGGCGTGCCCCAGAACAGCTTCGCCGGAACGCTCGAACTGCTCACGACGCATGAGAGCCTCGACCACCTCGTCGTCTCTGAAAAGATGCCGTGTGGCGTGGACTTGATTCCCGCCCGCTCGCAACTCGCGGAGCTTCCCACGCTCCTTTCCAAGTTTGTGGATCGCACGACGATCCTGGACCGGCCGATTGCGGAAGCACGGCAGCGCTACGACTTCACGTTCCTCGACACCGCCCCGGCTCCGGCCGATGTGACCACGGTCGCTGCCTACGCCACGGCCGAGTGGTTCCTGCTCTCGGCGTTTCCTCACCCGCTATCACTCGCTGGCCTCACCGAGGCGTTCAAGGACATCGCCGATGTGCGACGTGGCCGTAATCCCAGGCTGGAAGTCCTGGGCGTCATTTTCACGAACGTCGATGGGCGGGCGACGCGATTGCGCGGCGAATTGGAAGCCGTGGTTGCCGCGGCCTTGCCCAGTCGTCAATTTGAGACCTCGATCTCTCAGGCCGTGCTGCTCCCCGAACTTTCCGGCCGAGGGAAGACGATTTTCCAGGTGCCGGGCTTCACCAAGTACAAGGTAGCCCATCAATACCTGCGGCTGGCGGCCGAGATTGAACATCGCGTCCTGCACCGCGATGCGTTTCTTCGCGGCGAACTGGGTCCGATCGGCGCCGCCGCCGTTTCAACGCCGCATTCGCCGGAGCCAATTCCCGAGCAGGTGATGAGTCCATAG
- a CDS encoding Adenosine monophosphate-protein transferase SoFic, giving the protein MRQKPEVVKALRELAIIQSVESSNRIEGVTVAADRLRPLVIGHARPRDRSEEELAGYRRGLDWIFTRKRPVAVTPAVIQHLHKLAQQGAGDAGKLKARDNEIIEILPSGGRRVRFKPTPAARTAAELNELCTAYEHICEQESLPPLLTIATFVFDLLCIHPFRDGNGRVSRLATILLLQQNRFEVGRFISIERLIEERKEDYYAVLERCSKGWHKGENEIVPWWNFLLGVMRSAYRAFEEQVASAPVRQAKSELIRRIALGRPDSFTLADIAAELPSASPQLIKKVLGSMKRAGQVKLVGRGRGAEWRVVR; this is encoded by the coding sequence ATGCGGCAGAAGCCGGAGGTCGTGAAGGCGCTGCGCGAGCTGGCGATCATCCAAAGCGTCGAATCGTCCAACCGCATCGAGGGCGTGACCGTCGCAGCCGACCGGCTGAGGCCTCTTGTGATCGGACACGCAAGGCCGCGCGACCGTTCTGAAGAAGAGCTGGCCGGTTATCGCCGCGGACTCGATTGGATCTTCACGCGCAAGCGCCCCGTCGCGGTCACGCCGGCCGTCATTCAACATTTGCACAAGCTCGCTCAGCAAGGCGCCGGTGATGCCGGAAAGCTCAAGGCCCGCGACAACGAAATCATTGAGATTCTGCCATCGGGTGGGCGACGGGTTCGTTTCAAACCGACCCCTGCCGCACGCACCGCTGCGGAACTTAACGAGCTTTGCACGGCCTATGAGCATATCTGTGAGCAAGAATCGCTCCCGCCGCTGCTGACGATTGCGACCTTCGTGTTCGACCTGCTCTGCATCCACCCGTTTCGTGACGGCAACGGCCGAGTCTCGCGACTCGCCACCATCCTCTTGCTCCAGCAAAACCGATTTGAAGTGGGCCGATTCATCAGCATCGAACGGCTCATCGAGGAACGGAAAGAAGACTATTACGCCGTGTTGGAGCGATGCTCGAAGGGCTGGCACAAAGGCGAGAACGAGATCGTCCCGTGGTGGAATTTCCTTCTGGGCGTGATGCGAAGTGCGTACCGGGCGTTTGAGGAGCAGGTCGCCTCTGCCCCGGTACGACAAGCCAAGAGCGAACTCATTCGCCGCATCGCGCTGGGCAGGCCGGACTCGTTTACGCTCGCCGACATTGCTGCCGAGCTTCCTTCAGCGAGCCCCCAACTCATCAAGAAAGTGCTCGGCAGTATGAAACGTGCCGGCCAGGTAAAGCTCGTTGGCCGTGGTCGCGGCGCCGAGTGGCGGGTCGTTCGGTAG
- a CDS encoding photosystem I assembly protein Ycf3, producing MSSRFAFAVRLAATLVSLQDAATALSQTQFAPATSQTAEERFMSDEEFLRVGREFDLDAFINSLRAPTVQEVIAARPPIPTLAQVIQMLGANQIARSSALSSTAATHIVELEHQVADLTKHQALTTSDDTYSLALSKAIQLTEQISRIRQDAGQPRTWHEVATVDQRITSLKHAQRLVGHDRRLWCAAQVRLAEFEQLYSTGQLERAEQIVRSQLATYSQLISDDDSDLAESANNLAAVLRAYGKPADAERLYRYALAMHLRLFSTDHPAIATSLNNLADTLAYRGSLTEAQLLAIDALEMFQRLTGNRSPAAATCANNLSVIVRARGLLPEAESLNRVALEIRRRTNPDGTEVAQALNNLALVVADRGDLIEAETLAREALTIYQRLFRGDAPDLAMTLNNLGTILDSRGALVESESLKRQALAMYMRLFPDDHAYVAAALNNLAGALKSRGAVAEAEPYYRDSLAMQRRLFPNDHPDIAASVSNLAGALSASGDFSRAEVYYREALSIRRRLFPADHLDVAISLGNLAANLRNTGELTEAERFGRDALAMLRRLFPDDHPDVAVALHNLASILHARGSLAEAEQLSRCALTLRQRLFPGDHPDKTISLDQLAAILETREALAEAEPLVREAFEMSERLRAGVVGGETQRAEFAHELRLGGRARDYCILLAKLGRRTEVLSVTERGRGRAALDLLMRSETDLTADAHRQDDEGRPVRLKSAGQIEQAARVALSDAESLLAGRRKERTAWENVTDKPDDERNWRIASLDQEIATLVEDVKQKRQACTRASSEVLVELRGLFPIAQPRSTEEILKVLAPTEAAVSFSWGAESVLVAVAGGGQTTAAIVAESKDQTAKLTLTATNLRAALASPSAASSLDVATVHKLLTTLLPESIQTYLTAAKRVLIVPDGPLSGVPFEALAALDSQSPLAGKAIVYAPSVTVYLDRMELGTGDQATSSPLTTMSPPAAVVLGAPVFDRDHQELVYPTQGVLLAKVVENGNAAKAGLRRGDVLLRYSDQKLDESTPLQKAMTAVTASVQKGERPADAPVKIAYWRKGKEIEAEVPLGKLGVQPQEGKPADGLRSMALIDAVTRGGGEFEAGVSATDQVRLYGGVLPPLPGTQREAKSIAALVGATGSKSMLLTGTDASIPKLWDAVTASPPKYLHLATHGLMGSADRPMDASLALTQPEKPTPDDVGFLRLDDLIGRWGGKLKGCELVVLSACDTQRGIQKGDSSFSLPLGFFFAGAKTVVASLWKVDDTAAQLLMTRFYENLLGKFDALRSVDGESYAAGKPLPKLAALREAQAWLRSLSCEEARKRTEMTEEQFQLYAASRGIGQPTTAPRRELKQDAPFAHPYYWAAFIMIGDPG from the coding sequence ATGTCTTCGCGATTCGCCTTCGCGGTCCGCCTCGCAGCAACGCTCGTATCCCTGCAGGACGCCGCTACCGCGCTTTCTCAGACTCAATTCGCTCCGGCAACCTCGCAGACCGCCGAAGAGCGTTTCATGAGCGACGAGGAGTTTCTTCGCGTCGGACGCGAATTTGATCTCGACGCATTCATCAACAGCCTGCGTGCGCCAACGGTTCAGGAAGTTATCGCCGCTCGCCCTCCTATTCCGACGCTTGCTCAGGTCATCCAAATGCTAGGAGCCAATCAAATCGCGCGCAGCAGTGCTTTGTCTAGCACGGCGGCCACACATATAGTGGAACTAGAACACCAGGTTGCCGACCTTACCAAACACCAGGCGCTAACAACCAGCGACGATACATACAGCTTAGCCCTCAGCAAGGCGATACAACTAACCGAGCAAATCTCTCGAATACGCCAAGACGCAGGGCAACCACGCACCTGGCACGAAGTGGCCACCGTCGATCAGCGCATCACAAGCCTCAAACACGCACAGCGACTCGTCGGTCACGACAGGCGCTTGTGGTGCGCGGCACAAGTGCGGCTGGCCGAGTTCGAGCAGCTCTACTCAACTGGACAGCTTGAGCGCGCGGAGCAAATCGTGCGAAGCCAGTTAGCAACGTATAGTCAGCTAATCTCCGACGACGATTCCGATCTCGCAGAGAGTGCAAACAATCTCGCTGCGGTATTGCGAGCTTACGGCAAACCCGCAGACGCTGAACGGCTCTACCGCTACGCTTTGGCAATGCATCTTCGGCTCTTTTCAACAGACCACCCTGCAATCGCGACAAGCCTGAACAACCTTGCTGACACACTAGCCTATCGCGGCTCACTAACGGAAGCGCAGCTGCTCGCAATCGACGCACTCGAGATGTTCCAGAGACTCACGGGCAATCGCTCGCCTGCAGCGGCCACATGTGCGAATAACTTATCTGTCATTGTTCGAGCTCGTGGTTTACTGCCAGAGGCGGAATCCCTTAACCGCGTTGCTTTGGAAATTCGTCGCCGTACCAATCCGGACGGTACGGAGGTAGCGCAGGCGCTCAATAACCTTGCGCTTGTCGTTGCAGATCGCGGCGACCTCATCGAAGCGGAAACCCTAGCCCGCGAGGCGTTAACGATCTACCAGCGACTCTTCCGAGGCGACGCTCCTGACCTTGCAATGACGCTCAACAATCTTGGAACCATCCTCGACAGTCGCGGCGCACTGGTGGAATCAGAATCGCTCAAACGGCAGGCGCTTGCGATGTACATGCGACTATTTCCTGACGATCACGCGTACGTTGCCGCCGCCCTCAACAATTTAGCCGGCGCACTCAAATCACGCGGTGCAGTTGCGGAAGCCGAACCCTATTACCGCGATTCGTTGGCGATGCAGCGCCGGTTATTTCCGAACGACCATCCTGACATTGCAGCAAGCGTAAGCAACCTTGCAGGTGCCTTATCTGCATCCGGAGACTTTTCACGGGCGGAAGTCTATTATCGAGAAGCATTGTCGATACGGCGTCGCCTTTTCCCAGCCGATCATCTAGATGTGGCGATTAGCTTAGGAAACTTGGCCGCCAACCTCAGAAACACGGGGGAACTGACTGAAGCGGAACGGTTCGGTCGCGATGCGCTGGCAATGCTCCGACGACTGTTTCCTGACGACCATCCCGATGTGGCTGTAGCCCTTCACAACCTGGCGTCTATCCTACACGCCCGCGGTTCCCTAGCCGAGGCTGAGCAACTCTCCCGCTGCGCCCTGACTTTGCGTCAACGCTTATTCCCGGGCGACCATCCGGATAAGACAATCAGCTTGGACCAACTGGCGGCGATCCTTGAGACTCGGGAGGCGCTGGCCGAGGCCGAGCCGCTGGTTCGGGAGGCGTTCGAAATGAGCGAACGGTTGCGCGCGGGCGTAGTCGGCGGCGAGACGCAGCGAGCTGAGTTTGCCCATGAACTGCGGCTGGGAGGTAGGGCTCGTGACTACTGCATCCTCCTCGCAAAGCTGGGGCGGCGAACGGAGGTGCTATCGGTCACGGAACGTGGCCGCGGTCGTGCAGCGCTCGACCTGCTGATGCGGTCTGAGACCGATCTCACCGCGGATGCGCATCGGCAAGATGACGAAGGTCGCCCGGTTCGGCTTAAGTCAGCGGGTCAAATCGAACAGGCAGCGCGCGTTGCGCTCAGCGATGCCGAGAGCTTGCTCGCGGGCCGGCGAAAAGAACGCACGGCTTGGGAGAATGTCACAGATAAGCCTGATGACGAACGCAATTGGAGAATCGCGTCGCTCGATCAAGAGATCGCAACGTTGGTGGAGGATGTGAAACAGAAGCGGCAAGCTTGTACGCGCGCGAGCAGCGAGGTACTGGTCGAACTGCGCGGCCTTTTTCCAATTGCGCAACCCCGATCAACCGAAGAGATTCTGAAGGTGTTGGCACCAACGGAAGCGGCGGTCAGTTTTTCGTGGGGTGCGGAGAGCGTTTTGGTCGCCGTGGCTGGCGGCGGTCAGACGACTGCCGCAATCGTCGCGGAGAGCAAGGATCAAACAGCGAAGCTCACGCTGACTGCCACGAATCTGCGAGCCGCACTCGCTTCACCGAGCGCCGCCAGCTCCCTCGACGTGGCCACTGTGCACAAGTTGCTGACCACGCTGTTGCCGGAGTCCATTCAAACCTACTTAACCGCCGCCAAGCGCGTGCTGATTGTTCCAGATGGCCCCCTGAGCGGAGTTCCATTCGAGGCCCTAGCCGCGCTCGACTCGCAATCCCCCCTGGCCGGCAAGGCGATCGTGTATGCGCCTTCGGTCACGGTGTATTTGGATCGGATGGAGCTGGGGACCGGCGATCAAGCAACCAGCAGTCCGCTTACAACCATGTCGCCGCCCGCGGCCGTCGTTCTCGGTGCGCCGGTCTTCGATCGCGACCATCAGGAGCTTGTGTATCCCACGCAGGGTGTCCTGCTTGCCAAAGTCGTCGAGAACGGAAACGCCGCAAAAGCCGGACTTCGTCGGGGCGACGTTCTACTGCGATACAGCGACCAAAAGCTGGACGAATCGACGCCGCTCCAGAAGGCAATGACCGCCGTGACGGCCTCGGTGCAGAAAGGCGAGCGCCCGGCCGATGCCCCCGTGAAAATCGCCTATTGGCGCAAAGGGAAGGAGATCGAAGCTGAAGTCCCGCTCGGCAAGCTGGGTGTTCAGCCACAAGAAGGTAAGCCCGCTGACGGTCTCCGTTCGATGGCTCTCATCGACGCAGTCACCCGCGGCGGCGGAGAGTTCGAAGCCGGCGTCAGCGCGACCGATCAGGTGCGCCTCTACGGCGGCGTTCTGCCGCCGCTGCCCGGGACGCAGCGTGAAGCCAAGTCGATCGCAGCGCTTGTCGGCGCCACCGGCAGCAAGTCGATGCTGCTCACCGGCACGGATGCGTCGATTCCAAAACTCTGGGACGCGGTGACAGCGAGTCCACCCAAGTACCTGCACCTTGCCACGCACGGCCTGATGGGCAGCGCCGACCGGCCGATGGATGCGAGCCTGGCGCTAACCCAACCAGAGAAGCCGACACCGGACGATGTCGGCTTCCTGCGCCTGGACGACCTGATCGGCCGCTGGGGCGGCAAGCTCAAAGGCTGCGAGCTGGTCGTGCTCAGCGCGTGCGACACGCAGCGCGGCATTCAGAAGGGCGACAGCAGCTTCTCTTTGCCGTTGGGCTTCTTCTTCGCCGGAGCGAAGACCGTCGTCGCCAGTCTGTGGAAGGTCGATGACACGGCCGCGCAGCTGCTGATGACCCGATTCTATGAGAATCTGCTCGGCAAGTTCGACGCCCTACGTAGCGTCGATGGTGAGAGTTACGCCGCCGGCAAACCGCTGCCGAAGCTCGCAGCCCTGCGCGAAGCACAAGCCTGGCTGAGATCGTTAAGCTGCGAAGAAGCCCGCAAGCGAACCGAAATGACCGAGGAGCAGTTCCAGTTGTACGCCGCCTCGCGCGGCATCGGCCAGCCCACCACCGCACCCCGCCGTGAGCTGAAACAAGACGCGCCCTTCGCTCACCCCTACTACTGGGCCGCGTTCATCATGATCGGAGATCCGGGTTAG
- a CDS encoding Antirestriction protein (ArdA) has protein sequence MESKCLEHTAKAPETPRIYVASLADYNAGYLHGRWIDADQSADEMRNEIAELLAESKQPIAEEWAIHDYDNFGSLRLSEFEDLERVAEVARLIVEHGPLFAELVNHLGDASNVEEARRYMEEAYRGAFDSLADYAADLIEDCYADILKSLPDFIRYHIDYDGIGRDLELGDDVFTVCCDGKVHVFDAQI, from the coding sequence ATGGAATCGAAATGCCTGGAACACACCGCGAAAGCACCTGAGACGCCGCGCATCTACGTGGCCTCGCTCGCCGACTACAACGCCGGCTATCTGCATGGCCGCTGGATTGACGCAGATCAGTCCGCGGACGAGATGCGTAATGAGATTGCCGAACTCCTCGCCGAGTCGAAACAGCCGATTGCCGAAGAATGGGCCATTCACGACTACGACAACTTCGGCAGCCTGCGACTCTCCGAGTTTGAAGACCTGGAACGTGTCGCGGAGGTTGCACGACTCATCGTCGAACACGGCCCGCTCTTTGCTGAGCTGGTGAACCATCTCGGCGACGCGTCGAACGTAGAGGAGGCCCGCCGCTACATGGAGGAGGCCTACCGGGGAGCGTTCGACAGTCTGGCCGATTACGCCGCAGACCTCATCGAGGACTGCTATGCCGACATTCTGAAGAGCCTGCCCGATTTCATCCGCTACCACATCGACTATGACGGCATCGGTCGCGACCTGGAGCTGGGCGACGACGTGTTCACGGTCTGTTGCGACGGTAAAGTCCACGTCTTCGACGCTCAGATTTGA
- the pknB_4 gene encoding Serine/threonine-protein kinase PknB: MNDRMSKAVDLFAQALQCPPKERSEFLLEACAGDSILLKEVESLLRHDHEAHTRFLNPASSPLERGDDPTLSSPERPNSPPAGNETVDASSSPVIARPISALPIDGYDDLRELGRGGQGVVYAAMQRGTKRTVAIKVLLNGQYASPADRKRFQREIEVVAHLKHPGIATIFHSGETSDARPYYVMDFVDGAPLNRHVRNNNLLIADALGLFAQVCVPVQYAHEHGIVHRDLKPSNILVDEKGKPKIMDFGLAKPLANPPTTTISQPHQIVGTLPYMSPEQARGDADKIDIRTDVYALGVVLYELLTGRYPYPISGNTTDVLRHIIDTPPTPPSRAWSADCGVAECTSRAHSSTRSPIDTRLETIVLRALSKERERRYQSVSALRNDVLAYLADEPIAARPDSWRYRLRRWARRHTIFIIASALYFAAYAAGSADLGWVAPIVVATSLWAAWDSSRIELTKYRSSLRYSPVKLFFAMLGLWIVGFPWYLVLRRRILAGTMPRAIDDEKPRTNVLVCTSLLLYVGVTIIVVFAIA; this comes from the coding sequence ATGAACGACCGGATGAGCAAGGCGGTCGATCTTTTCGCACAGGCGTTACAGTGCCCGCCAAAAGAACGTTCGGAGTTCCTGCTCGAAGCCTGCGCCGGCGATTCCATTCTCCTCAAGGAAGTCGAATCTCTCCTGCGCCACGACCACGAGGCGCACACGCGCTTTCTGAATCCCGCGTCATCGCCGCTCGAACGCGGCGATGATCCGACGCTCAGTTCCCCAGAGCGGCCCAATTCTCCCCCGGCAGGGAACGAAACGGTCGACGCTTCCAGCAGTCCCGTGATTGCCCGCCCAATCAGCGCACTGCCAATTGATGGCTACGACGATTTGCGCGAGCTCGGACGCGGTGGACAAGGTGTCGTGTACGCAGCAATGCAGCGTGGCACGAAGCGCACCGTTGCCATCAAAGTTTTGCTTAACGGGCAATACGCCAGCCCGGCCGACCGGAAGCGATTCCAGCGTGAGATCGAGGTCGTGGCTCACCTTAAGCACCCGGGTATCGCCACCATTTTTCATTCTGGCGAGACGAGCGACGCACGGCCCTACTACGTCATGGACTTTGTTGACGGCGCGCCACTGAATCGGCACGTGCGAAACAACAACCTCCTGATAGCCGATGCTCTCGGGCTCTTCGCGCAGGTCTGCGTGCCCGTTCAATATGCACATGAACACGGCATCGTGCACCGCGACTTGAAACCTAGCAACATCCTCGTTGACGAGAAGGGCAAACCGAAGATCATGGATTTTGGGCTGGCGAAGCCCCTTGCCAACCCGCCAACAACGACCATCTCTCAGCCGCATCAGATTGTGGGAACGCTTCCCTACATGTCGCCGGAGCAGGCCCGCGGCGATGCTGACAAGATCGACATTCGGACGGATGTGTACGCTCTGGGTGTGGTCCTCTACGAGCTTCTAACCGGCCGATACCCCTATCCCATTTCCGGCAATACGACGGACGTGCTCAGGCATATCATCGACACGCCGCCCACTCCGCCGAGTCGCGCATGGTCGGCGGATTGCGGCGTCGCAGAATGCACTTCTCGCGCACATTCCTCGACACGGTCCCCAATCGATACCCGACTCGAAACGATCGTGTTGCGAGCGCTGAGCAAGGAACGCGAGAGGCGCTACCAGTCGGTGTCCGCTCTGCGTAACGACGTCCTGGCATATCTGGCTGACGAGCCGATTGCGGCGCGACCGGACAGCTGGCGGTATCGACTTCGGCGATGGGCACGCCGTCACACGATCTTCATCATAGCCTCCGCGTTGTACTTCGCCGCTTACGCAGCCGGTTCCGCCGATCTTGGTTGGGTCGCGCCGATTGTCGTGGCGACATCGCTCTGGGCGGCATGGGATTCGTCAAGAATCGAGCTGACCAAGTACCGATCGAGCCTGCGCTATTCGCCAGTCAAGCTGTTTTTCGCGATGCTCGGGCTTTGGATCGTCGGCTTCCCATGGTACCTGGTTTTGCGCCGACGCATCCTTGCCGGCACTATGCCCCGCGCAATTGACGACGAAAAGCCCCGCACCAACGTACTTGTGTGTACCAGCCTCTTGCTTTACGTCGGCGTGACGATCATCGTGGTTTTCGCGATAGCGTGA